The proteins below come from a single Sorghum bicolor cultivar BTx623 chromosome 4, Sorghum_bicolor_NCBIv3, whole genome shotgun sequence genomic window:
- the LOC8059624 gene encoding copper transport protein ATX1 isoform X1, producing MAAELTMQTVVLKVAMSCEGCAGAVRRVLSKMEGIETFDIDLKEQKVTVKGNVKPEDVFQTVSKSGKKTSYWEGEAVAPDASAPAAAEAAPTTAAEAPADAAAAAAVPEITPAKADA from the exons atggccgctgag TTGACAATGCAGACTGTTGTCCTCAAGGTTGCTATGTCATGCGAGGGTTGCGCCGGGGCGGTCAGAAGAGTGCTCTCCAAGATGGAAG GAATTGAGACCTTCGACATAGACCTCAAGGAGCAGAAGGTGACAGTCAAAGGCAATGTCAAGCCTGAGGACGTCTTCCAGACGGTTTCCAAGTCGGGGAAGAAGACCTCCTACTGGGAGGGCGAAGCCGTAGCCCCGGACGCTTCGgctccagcagcagcagaagcagCTCCCACCACCGCGGCAGAAGCGCCTgcggatgctgctgctgctgctgctgtgccaGAGATAACCCCAGCCAAAGCTGACGCTTGA
- the LOC8059624 gene encoding copper transport protein ATX1 isoform X2: MAAETVVLKVAMSCEGCAGAVRRVLSKMEGIETFDIDLKEQKVTVKGNVKPEDVFQTVSKSGKKTSYWEGEAVAPDASAPAAAEAAPTTAAEAPADAAAAAAVPEITPAKADA; encoded by the exons atggccgctgag ACTGTTGTCCTCAAGGTTGCTATGTCATGCGAGGGTTGCGCCGGGGCGGTCAGAAGAGTGCTCTCCAAGATGGAAG GAATTGAGACCTTCGACATAGACCTCAAGGAGCAGAAGGTGACAGTCAAAGGCAATGTCAAGCCTGAGGACGTCTTCCAGACGGTTTCCAAGTCGGGGAAGAAGACCTCCTACTGGGAGGGCGAAGCCGTAGCCCCGGACGCTTCGgctccagcagcagcagaagcagCTCCCACCACCGCGGCAGAAGCGCCTgcggatgctgctgctgctgctgctgtgccaGAGATAACCCCAGCCAAAGCTGACGCTTGA
- the LOC110435150 gene encoding uncharacterized protein LOC110435150: protein MGEGRAKAQALLLAALVLMMSCSAAASPSNCIPRRLLMASGSYYRRAPCNDDPIGRRPTPNDGHEEISGSRTPRVGPPSPTWGTTRAAGTSRPTPPGIIN from the exons ATGGGCGAAGGGAGGGCCAAGGCTCAAGCTCTGCTGCTCGCGGCTCTCGTCCTCATGATGAGCTGCTCGGCGGCCGCCTCTCCCTCCAACTGCA TTCCGAGGAGGCTGCTAATGGCGTCAGGGTCGTACTACCGGCGAGCGCCGTGCAACGACGACCCGATCGGCCGGCGTCCGACACCGAACGATGGCCATGAAGAAATCAGCGGGTCCAGGACCCCGCGGGTGGGACCGCCGTCTCCAACGTGGGGAACCACCCGAGCGGCCGGGACCTCCCGCCCCACACCCCCGGGGATCATCAACTAG
- the LOC8059625 gene encoding chromophore lyase CRL, chloroplastic isoform X2, with protein MGSGEEDTGGGGGAVRGAVLKALVVGGGVLLLRRLRRSTTRWDHARAVADALSGEKFSREQARKDPDNFFNLRMLTCPATETVDGSRVLYFEHAFWRSPEKPFRQRFYMVKPCPKEMKCDVELSSYAIRDAEEYKNFCDRQKDQRPQPEEVIADIAEHLTTIHLSRCGRGKRCLYEGSTPPEGFPNNWNGASYCTSDLSIHKNGEVHIWDKGFDDEGNQVWGTKVGPYEFKPAPKSKYDDMFSPLNFSAPLSLEKKLDKAYVIDDQ; from the exons ATGGGCTCCGGCGAGGAAGACACAGGAGGCGGAGGAGGGGCGGTGCGGGGCGCGGTGCTGAAGGCgctcgtcgtcggcggcggcgtcctgcTGCTCCGCCGCCTGCGCCGCTCCACCACCCGTTGGGACCACGCGCGAGCCGTCGCCGACGCGCTCTCCGGAGAAAAG TTCTCGAGGGAGCAGGCGAGGAAGGATCCTGACAACTTCTTCAATTTGAG AATGCTCACATGTCCTGCAACCGAGACGGTGGATGGTTCAAGGGTGCTTTACTTTGAGCAT GCATTTTGGAGATCTCCAGAAAAGCCTTTTAGACAA AGATTCTACATGGTAAAGCCCTGTCCGAAGGAGATGAAATGCGATGTTGAG TTGAGTTCATATGCAATTAGGGATGCTGAAGAGTACAAGAATTTCTGTGACCGTCAAAAGGATCAGAGGCCACAGCCAGAAGAAGTAATTGCG GATATCGCAGAGCATCTGACCACCATACACTTGTCACGGTGTGGCCGTGGAAAACGTTGCTTATATGAAGGATCTACCCCACCTGAAGGTTTTCCCAACAACTGG AATGGTGCATCATATTGTACATCGGATTTGTCCATCCACAAAAACGGTGAAGTACATATCTGGGACAAAGGTTTTGACGATGAAGGGAACCAG GTTTGGGGAACCAAGGTTGGCCCTTACGAGTTCAAGCCTGCCCCCAAATCCAAATATGACGACATGTTCTCGCCATTAAATTTCTCCGCCCCTTTGTCACTAGAGAAGAAGTTGGATAAAGCATATGTAATTGATGACCAGTAG
- the LOC8059625 gene encoding chromophore lyase CRL, chloroplastic isoform X1: MGSGEEDTGGGGGAVRGAVLKALVVGGGVLLLRRLRRSTTRWDHARAVADALSGEKFSREQARKDPDNFFNLSDIMSCVAIQPSFIFRMLTCPATETVDGSRVLYFEHAFWRSPEKPFRQRFYMVKPCPKEMKCDVELSSYAIRDAEEYKNFCDRQKDQRPQPEEVIADIAEHLTTIHLSRCGRGKRCLYEGSTPPEGFPNNWNGASYCTSDLSIHKNGEVHIWDKGFDDEGNQVWGTKVGPYEFKPAPKSKYDDMFSPLNFSAPLSLEKKLDKAYVIDDQ; encoded by the exons ATGGGCTCCGGCGAGGAAGACACAGGAGGCGGAGGAGGGGCGGTGCGGGGCGCGGTGCTGAAGGCgctcgtcgtcggcggcggcgtcctgcTGCTCCGCCGCCTGCGCCGCTCCACCACCCGTTGGGACCACGCGCGAGCCGTCGCCGACGCGCTCTCCGGAGAAAAG TTCTCGAGGGAGCAGGCGAGGAAGGATCCTGACAACTTCTTCAATTTGAG TGACATAATGTCCTGCGTTGCAATTCAGCCTTCTTTTATTTTCAGAATGCTCACATGTCCTGCAACCGAGACGGTGGATGGTTCAAGGGTGCTTTACTTTGAGCAT GCATTTTGGAGATCTCCAGAAAAGCCTTTTAGACAA AGATTCTACATGGTAAAGCCCTGTCCGAAGGAGATGAAATGCGATGTTGAG TTGAGTTCATATGCAATTAGGGATGCTGAAGAGTACAAGAATTTCTGTGACCGTCAAAAGGATCAGAGGCCACAGCCAGAAGAAGTAATTGCG GATATCGCAGAGCATCTGACCACCATACACTTGTCACGGTGTGGCCGTGGAAAACGTTGCTTATATGAAGGATCTACCCCACCTGAAGGTTTTCCCAACAACTGG AATGGTGCATCATATTGTACATCGGATTTGTCCATCCACAAAAACGGTGAAGTACATATCTGGGACAAAGGTTTTGACGATGAAGGGAACCAG GTTTGGGGAACCAAGGTTGGCCCTTACGAGTTCAAGCCTGCCCCCAAATCCAAATATGACGACATGTTCTCGCCATTAAATTTCTCCGCCCCTTTGTCACTAGAGAAGAAGTTGGATAAAGCATATGTAATTGATGACCAGTAG